One part of the Cyclobacteriaceae bacterium genome encodes these proteins:
- a CDS encoding sigma-70 family RNA polymerase sigma factor: MEDNELLSKIRNPETRNYGFNMLVRTYQQRVYWHVRKMVIDHDDADDLTQEVFIKIHRYIDTFREDSQLFTWIYRIATNECLSFLNRKKKRFFLPIGDVTAELSGKLDSAAHISGDEIQLKLQKALLKLPEKQRLVFNMKYFDDLPYEEIAKITETSVGALKASYHHAVKKIEDFLTAD, translated from the coding sequence TTGGAAGACAACGAACTCCTGTCGAAAATCCGTAACCCGGAAACCCGGAACTATGGCTTTAACATGCTGGTACGCACCTATCAGCAGCGGGTGTACTGGCACGTGCGTAAAATGGTTATCGACCACGATGATGCCGATGATCTCACCCAGGAAGTGTTTATCAAAATCCACCGCTACATAGATACATTCAGGGAAGACTCCCAACTTTTCACCTGGATCTACCGCATCGCCACCAACGAATGCCTGAGTTTTTTAAACAGGAAAAAGAAAAGGTTTTTCCTGCCCATCGGTGATGTAACGGCTGAGTTATCGGGTAAACTCGACAGCGCAGCGCACATCTCCGGGGATGAAATACAGTTAAAACTTCAAAAAGCCCTGCTAAAACTACCCGAAAAACAACGGCTGGTTTTTAACATGAAATACTTTGATGATCTTCCGTATGAAGAAATAGCAAAAATCACCGAAACCAGCGTTGGAGCCCTGAAAGCCAGCTATCACCATGCGGTGAAGAAAATTGAAGATTTCTTAACCGCAGATTAA
- a CDS encoding alanine--glyoxylate aminotransferase family protein: MKPTINFTPGPSQLFFTVEDHMRKAFRDGIPSLSHRSKTFESIYKETAEGLKELIGIPEDFTIVFTSSATEVWERIIENLVEDSSHHFVNGAFSKRFYEIAQQLNRNPQKTETKEGYAFSKPEALPATELIALTQNETSTGVSLPVSFINEFKLVQPEALVAVDAVSSLPYPEFDFTKIDTLFFSVQKGFGLPAGLGVWIVNHRCKEKAEALRSKGISIGSYHNLPGLLELAQKNQTPETPNVLGIYLLGKVVQDMLRRGITTIRRETDYKAAILYQALEQHPVLQPFVSDKTIQSKTVIIADCGEYTSQLSDYLQSKGLFPGEGYGSFKKQHLRFANFPAHSKEQFELLVDSIEAFKP; encoded by the coding sequence ATGAAACCAACAATAAATTTTACACCCGGTCCCTCACAACTTTTTTTTACGGTAGAAGACCATATGCGCAAGGCTTTCCGCGATGGTATACCCTCCCTATCCCATCGAAGCAAAACCTTTGAATCCATCTATAAAGAAACTGCCGAAGGATTAAAAGAACTTATCGGTATACCGGAAGATTTCACGATTGTATTCACATCATCAGCAACAGAAGTATGGGAAAGGATTATTGAAAACCTGGTAGAAGATTCTTCGCATCATTTTGTTAACGGAGCTTTTTCAAAACGCTTTTATGAAATCGCACAACAACTAAACCGTAATCCTCAAAAAACTGAAACGAAAGAAGGTTATGCTTTTTCAAAACCAGAGGCACTACCTGCAACTGAACTGATTGCACTTACACAGAATGAAACCAGTACCGGTGTTTCCTTGCCTGTATCTTTTATCAATGAATTTAAACTAGTGCAACCAGAGGCGTTAGTGGCTGTGGATGCCGTTTCGTCTCTGCCCTATCCTGAATTTGATTTCACCAAAATCGATACATTATTCTTCTCGGTACAAAAAGGATTTGGATTGCCGGCAGGGCTTGGGGTTTGGATTGTCAACCATCGGTGTAAAGAAAAAGCAGAAGCACTTCGTTCAAAAGGAATCTCCATTGGTTCCTACCACAACTTACCAGGGTTGCTTGAACTTGCACAAAAGAATCAAACACCCGAAACACCAAATGTGTTAGGCATCTACCTGTTGGGAAAAGTAGTTCAGGATATGTTGCGCAGGGGTATTACTACCATCCGCAGAGAAACAGATTATAAAGCAGCCATACTTTACCAAGCCTTAGAACAACACCCCGTACTACAACCATTTGTGTCGGACAAAACCATTCAATCCAAAACAGTAATTATTGCCGATTGCGGAGAATACACCAGTCAACTTTCAGATTATCTGCAATCAAAAGGATTATTTCCGGGTGAAGGTTACGGTTCATTCAAAAAGCAACACCTGCGATTCGCCAACTTTCCGGCTCACTCAAAAGAGCAGTTTGAACTTCTTGTCGATTCCATTGAAGCCTTTAAACCATAA
- a CDS encoding M1 family metallopeptidase codes for MIRLSLFLLFVISITATMAQDFRWQQRAEYTMDVRLDVKTHKVTGTQKLVYYNNSPDTLSKVYYHLYFNAFQPGSMMDVRSRNILDPDGRVTDRISKLKDEEIGYQRIQSLKQDGKDINFHVEGTILEVTLAKPILPKGKATFDMKFESQVPIQIRRSGRNSREGIAYSMTQWYPKMAEYDFQGWHAYQYVAREFHGVWGDFDVKITLDPSFIIGGTGKLQNADKVGYGYEKPGVKVTRPAGELTWHFLAKNVIDFAWTADPDYVHEIAQVPDGTEVHFFYQPGEKTTENWKKLKDYTVKHFEFMNKTFGKYPYEVYSVLQGGDGGMEYPMCTLITGERSLNSLVGVMAHEVAHSWYQAVLASNESLYAWFDEGFADFATNESMALLFDEKNPHGGSYNGYFSLVRSGLQEPMNQHADHFTTNRAYGISAYNMGTVFLHQLKYIIGDANFYKGMRRYYNAWKFKHPEPNDFIRIMEKTSGLQLKWYMTYWVNTTKRIDYGIKNVVADNEATFVTLERIGEFPMPVDLMITYADGSKELFYIPLNETLGNKPAEDTTLARVELETWPWVNPTYTLKINKPAKGIAKLEIDPSLRMADIDRKNNVVDMSAAFKAYQDPTRK; via the coding sequence ATGATTCGCTTATCCTTATTTCTCCTCTTTGTCATTTCAATAACAGCAACCATGGCCCAGGACTTCCGCTGGCAACAACGCGCGGAATATACAATGGACGTTCGGCTGGACGTAAAAACCCATAAAGTTACCGGTACACAAAAATTGGTTTACTACAATAACTCACCAGACACGCTAAGCAAGGTTTATTACCATCTTTACTTTAATGCCTTTCAACCGGGTAGTATGATGGACGTACGGTCAAGAAACATTCTGGATCCTGACGGACGTGTTACTGACCGCATATCAAAATTAAAGGATGAAGAAATCGGTTATCAGCGCATCCAAAGCCTGAAGCAGGATGGAAAAGATATAAATTTTCATGTTGAAGGAACAATCCTGGAAGTAACCCTAGCCAAACCTATTCTGCCAAAAGGCAAAGCGACATTTGATATGAAGTTTGAATCCCAGGTTCCGATACAAATCAGAAGATCGGGAAGAAACAGCCGTGAAGGTATAGCCTATTCCATGACGCAGTGGTATCCGAAAATGGCTGAATATGATTTTCAGGGATGGCACGCTTACCAATATGTGGCCCGTGAATTTCATGGTGTGTGGGGCGATTTCGATGTAAAGATTACGCTTGATCCTTCCTTCATTATCGGTGGAACGGGTAAACTTCAAAATGCCGACAAAGTTGGGTATGGTTATGAAAAGCCTGGTGTAAAAGTAACGCGCCCGGCTGGCGAACTTACCTGGCACTTCCTGGCTAAAAATGTAATTGACTTTGCGTGGACAGCCGATCCGGATTATGTACACGAAATAGCCCAGGTACCTGACGGGACCGAAGTGCATTTTTTCTATCAACCCGGTGAGAAGACCACAGAAAACTGGAAAAAGCTTAAGGACTATACCGTAAAGCATTTTGAGTTTATGAACAAAACCTTCGGCAAGTATCCGTACGAAGTCTACTCGGTTCTTCAAGGTGGTGATGGCGGTATGGAATACCCGATGTGCACACTCATTACCGGTGAACGATCATTGAACAGCCTGGTTGGCGTAATGGCGCATGAAGTAGCCCACAGTTGGTACCAGGCCGTACTCGCTTCAAACGAATCGTTATACGCGTGGTTTGATGAAGGCTTTGCCGATTTTGCCACCAATGAATCGATGGCGCTGTTGTTCGATGAAAAAAATCCACACGGTGGAAGTTATAACGGATATTTCTCGCTGGTAAGAAGTGGCCTTCAGGAACCGATGAATCAACATGCCGATCACTTCACCACAAATCGGGCTTACGGAATATCAGCGTATAACATGGGAACTGTTTTCCTGCATCAACTGAAATACATTATCGGTGATGCAAACTTTTACAAAGGGATGAGAAGGTATTACAACGCATGGAAATTTAAACATCCTGAACCCAATGATTTTATCCGCATAATGGAAAAAACAAGCGGGCTCCAACTAAAATGGTATATGACCTATTGGGTAAATACAACCAAACGAATTGACTACGGCATCAAAAATGTTGTGGCAGATAATGAAGCTACTTTTGTAACCCTTGAACGGATTGGAGAATTTCCAATGCCCGTTGATTTGATGATAACATATGCCGATGGTTCAAAAGAACTGTTCTACATCCCCCTAAATGAAACCTTGGGAAATAAACCGGCAGAAGATACAACCCTGGCGCGAGTAGAACTTGAAACCTGGCCGTGGGTTAACCCAACCTACACGCTTAAAATAAACAAACCTGCCAAGGGCATTGCAAAACTCGAAATTGATCCATCCTTGCGTATGGCTGACATTGACCGAAAGAACAATGTAGTGGATATGAGTGCGGCATTTAAAGCGTATCAAGATCCGACACGGAAGTAG
- a CDS encoding ion transporter: MEEKYRLTGLKLKIYEVIFESDTPEGRYFDIILLVSIILSVVVVLLESVHDIKIGWGNWLLGLEWFFTGIFTLEYLARIWVVLHKRKYIFSFFGIVDLLSVLPTYLTIFFVGAQSLLVIRSLRLLRIFRIFKLARFIGESQNLTTALKASQYKIIVFLTTVMTAVIIFGTLIFLIEGPENGFTSIPISIYWAIVTMTTVGYGDIAPHTTLGQTLASIIMIMGYGIIAVPTGIVSSEMIKLKTKEKITTQVCPHCLKEGHDSDAIYCKYCGGEIN, translated from the coding sequence GAAGAAAAATACAGACTAACTGGTCTAAAACTCAAAATCTACGAGGTCATCTTCGAGTCGGACACACCCGAAGGAAGATACTTCGACATCATATTATTAGTAAGCATTATTCTCAGTGTTGTTGTTGTATTGCTGGAGAGTGTTCATGACATAAAAATCGGATGGGGTAACTGGCTGCTTGGACTGGAGTGGTTCTTTACCGGAATATTTACGCTTGAGTATCTGGCCCGTATATGGGTGGTGCTGCACAAACGAAAATACATTTTCTCCTTTTTTGGCATTGTCGACTTACTTTCAGTTTTACCAACCTATCTGACGATCTTCTTTGTGGGTGCTCAATCCCTGCTTGTTATCAGAAGTTTACGCTTACTCCGGATCTTTAGAATTTTCAAGTTAGCCCGATTTATTGGTGAGAGTCAGAACCTTACCACAGCCTTAAAAGCAAGTCAGTATAAAATCATCGTATTCCTGACTACGGTGATGACCGCAGTGATCATATTTGGTACATTAATATTCCTGATAGAGGGGCCCGAAAATGGTTTTACCAGCATACCGATAAGTATTTATTGGGCCATTGTTACCATGACAACCGTTGGCTATGGCGATATAGCACCGCATACTACACTGGGGCAAACACTGGCATCCATCATTATGATTATGGGCTATGGTATTATTGCTGTGCCCACAGGCATTGTTTCTTCGGAAATGATAAAATTAAAAACGAAGGAAAAGATAACCACACAGGTATGCCCGCATTGTCTGAAAGAAGGGCACGATAGCGATGCGATTTACTGCAAGTATTGCGGTGGAGAGATTAATTAA
- the ligA gene encoding NAD-dependent DNA ligase LigA, which produces MTREQAQNEIHELVQAINYHNDLYYQKHKTEISDYEFDQLLEKLIALENEFPELKQPDSPTQRVGGTITKEFQTVYHKYPMLSLGNTYSQEELTDFDSRVAKGLDGDPYEYFCELKFDGVSISLIYENGLLVRGVTRGDGVRGDDVTANVKTIRNIPLKVSGKNIPQSFEVRGEVFLPKDVFTQLNKEREDIGEERYANARNTASGTMKMQDSSIVAQRKLDCFAYYLLGEDLGIETHEAGIHNLEKWGFNVSDTYKKCKSIKQVFDYIDHWENRRGELPLETDGVVIKVNSLEQQERLGFTAKSPRWAIAYKYKAQSISTRLNGVTYQVGRTGAITPVAELEPVFLSGTTVKRASLHNANEINRLDLHIGDYVFVEKGGEIIPKVTGVDHTKRKGKTQPIHYITRCPECNTPLVRQEGEAAHYCPNINGCAPQIKGRIEHFIQRKAMDIDSLGEQTIRQLYELNLVRRPSDLYFLTKEDLLRLDKVKDKSAENMLKGIRESKQAPFENVLFAIGIRYVGKTVAEKLARHFKTIDRLMDATYEQLLEAPEVGEKIAQSVILFFSHPENREEIERLRQAGLNLEAVIKEVVLDSHVLEGKSFVISGVFEKYERDDLKDIILKNGGKVLSSISGKLDYLLAGDNMGPAKREKAEKLGVPIISEADFNVLLSGGKL; this is translated from the coding sequence ATGACAAGGGAGCAAGCCCAAAACGAAATACATGAACTTGTACAAGCAATAAACTATCATAACGATCTATACTATCAGAAACACAAGACTGAAATAAGTGATTATGAGTTTGATCAATTGCTGGAAAAACTTATTGCTTTAGAAAATGAATTTCCGGAACTAAAACAGCCCGACTCCCCCACTCAACGGGTTGGCGGCACCATTACTAAGGAATTCCAAACGGTATACCATAAATACCCAATGCTTTCGTTGGGGAATACGTATTCGCAGGAGGAGCTTACAGATTTTGACAGTCGGGTGGCAAAAGGATTGGATGGCGATCCGTATGAATATTTCTGTGAACTGAAGTTTGATGGCGTTTCCATCAGCTTGATTTATGAAAATGGTTTGCTGGTTCGCGGGGTTACGCGTGGCGATGGCGTGCGCGGTGATGACGTGACTGCAAATGTTAAAACCATCCGTAACATTCCGCTCAAGGTAAGTGGAAAAAATATCCCTCAGAGCTTTGAAGTGCGTGGTGAAGTTTTTCTACCGAAAGATGTTTTCACACAACTCAATAAAGAACGGGAAGACATTGGCGAAGAACGTTACGCCAATGCGCGCAACACGGCATCGGGTACGATGAAAATGCAGGACTCCTCCATTGTGGCACAGCGTAAACTGGATTGCTTCGCGTATTACCTGTTGGGGGAAGATCTCGGCATTGAAACGCATGAAGCAGGAATCCATAACCTTGAGAAATGGGGTTTTAATGTTTCGGATACCTATAAAAAGTGTAAATCAATAAAACAGGTATTCGATTACATTGATCATTGGGAAAATCGCAGAGGAGAGTTGCCGCTGGAAACAGATGGTGTAGTCATCAAGGTAAACAGCCTCGAACAACAGGAACGCCTGGGCTTCACAGCAAAAAGTCCGCGGTGGGCCATTGCCTACAAATACAAAGCGCAAAGCATCAGCACGCGACTAAATGGAGTAACCTACCAGGTGGGTCGTACTGGCGCTATTACACCGGTTGCCGAGTTGGAACCCGTATTTCTATCCGGCACAACGGTAAAGCGCGCCTCCCTGCACAATGCCAACGAAATCAATCGCCTCGACTTACACATTGGCGATTATGTATTCGTAGAAAAAGGCGGAGAGATTATTCCCAAAGTAACCGGGGTTGACCACACCAAACGCAAAGGAAAAACCCAACCCATACACTACATAACACGTTGCCCGGAATGCAACACGCCACTGGTGAGGCAGGAAGGTGAAGCCGCGCATTATTGTCCGAACATAAACGGCTGTGCGCCACAAATAAAAGGGCGCATCGAACATTTCATTCAGCGCAAGGCTATGGATATTGATTCGCTGGGGGAGCAAACCATCCGACAGCTTTATGAGCTTAACCTGGTGCGCAGGCCATCCGATTTGTATTTTCTTACGAAAGAAGATTTGCTTCGGTTAGACAAGGTAAAGGATAAGTCAGCCGAGAACATGCTGAAAGGCATACGCGAATCCAAACAGGCGCCTTTTGAAAATGTGTTGTTTGCCATTGGCATACGGTACGTTGGCAAAACCGTAGCCGAAAAACTGGCCCGTCATTTCAAAACCATCGACCGGTTAATGGATGCCACGTATGAGCAATTACTGGAAGCCCCTGAAGTGGGAGAAAAAATCGCGCAAAGCGTAATCCTTTTTTTCAGCCATCCGGAAAACCGGGAAGAAATTGAACGGTTGCGTCAAGCCGGGCTGAATCTTGAAGCGGTGATTAAGGAAGTAGTACTCGACAGCCATGTGTTAGAAGGAAAATCCTTTGTGATTTCGGGTGTATTTGAGAAATATGAGCGCGATGACCTAAAGGATATCATCCTTAAAAATGGCGGAAAAGTGCTATCGTCCATTTCGGGCAAGCTGGATTACCTGCTGGCGGGCGATAACATGGGGCCGGCCAAGCGCGAAAAAGCCGAAAAGCTTGGTGTACCGATTATTTCAGAAGCTGATTTTAATGTTTTACTTTCGGGCGGAAAATTGTAA